From the genome of bacterium:
GCCCGTCATCGTGAGTCCGATGTTCGGAAGCGAACGCGGTCCGGTATCTGCCGAGATGGAATACGCATCAACCGAAGGAGTGTTCGATGCGTTCGAAGTAGAAAGCGTCGCGCCGATGACCAGTGATGGATACGTCGATGTTGAAACATTCGCGAGACTGACCGGAGAAACCGTAAGACCCGCACTGTTCCCCGGAATCTGCGAATCAGGAATCAGATTCGTGCCGGATGAGTCATACACACGAAACGCGATGCTCGTACCTGATGGCGTGCTCGTCGCCCACGTGAGACGTTTCCATGCGACAAGGGACGATGTTGAGAAACTCGTCGTAAGGAAACTTCCCGGAGATGTAAAACCATTTTCACCAACAGTCAGTCGCACCGCTCCGCCGGACACCGTGACACCCGACGAAGATCCGATACCGCTCGCATCATTGAAGCTCTCCGTCGTTGTACCCGTCGAAACCGGCGAATAGGTCTCGATGGTTTTGTCGGAGAGGACATCGATCGCGAAGGTTGCGGCGGTCGTCTGGTTGAGTGCGACACCGAGATGTGCGGGAATCGGATTCGTGTTTGTTGCCGATGAACCGTAGGTCTGTGCCGTTGAGTATCCGCTCTTCGTTGTCGTGACACGATACCCCGATCCTGATGGCACACCGAGAATGACGGCGGTTCCCGCTGCATCGGTGTACGTCGTGAGATCGACCGACGGAGAAACACCGGCATTCACCACGCGTATCTGTGCGTTCGAAACCGGAACGAGTCGCGAGTCGACGACGTTGAACGAGAGCGTGCCGCCCGGCACTGATGTTTCGACACCCGGCGGGGAGATGCGTGAGATGAGCGTGATCGTGTGTGTGCCGTCGCGCACCACCCACGAAACCGTGACCTTCGCGGCCTTGTAATCGGTGCGCACGCCGTTCGTGTCCGCCGCCCCGCTACCATCTGCCGGATCATCTTCCCAAGAGATAAAGGTGCGACGTGTGTACGAGACATCATTCAGATTCACCGTCTCGCTCTGTGCGATGTTTCCCGAAGGAATACCGCCCGTTGTTCCGACCGACGCGTACGGAAGACTACGAATGAATTCCAACCGCTCGTTCGCGAGTGCGATCGCACCTGCACGGGCCTTGTTGTTCGAGACCGCCATCACCGTCAGTCGAAACGCGCCGACGATACCGACGAACACGACGAGCATGAGTGCGGTCCCGACGACCGCATCAAGCAAAGTAGAACCTCGTTCCCCTCGAGGGCACTGCATCAAACTATTGTAACGCGATGTCGTGTAACTTCGCCCGAGTATTCAACAAACCTAGATGTTCTCCGAAAGCTGGTAGATCGGTGAGATCATTGCCACCGCAAAGAAACCGACGGCACCGCCGATCGCGACCATGAGGAACGGTTCGATGATGGTCGACATGTCTTTCGTCTTTCGATCGACTTCGTCTTCGTAAAAAATCGCGAGCTTCTTCATCATTTCGGTCAATGCGCCGGTCTCTTCACCGACTGACATCATCTCGCCGACGAATGCTGGATACAGATGCTCCGCACGCACGAACGCAGCGGAGAGCGGTTCACCCTTTCCCACATTCTCCTTCGCCTGCACGATCACCTGCTTGAAGTACGAGTTCTGCACGACGTCCGCGACGATATCAAGCGCGGTTATCACATCAACACCCGCCGAAAGAAGCGATGCGAGCGTGCGCGACGTGCGTGCCGCATTCACTTCTTTGACGATAGGACCGATGAGCGGGATGTGGAGGAAGACGAAATCCTTGATACGCGAACCGAGCTCGGTGCGCAGGAATCCATAGAGGCCACCGAAGAGGATGACGACGAGCGAGCCCGCAACGATGGTGTACTTCACCAAGAAGTTCGAGACCGCGATGATCGCCTGCGTTGATGCGGGCAATTCTGCATCCATTTCTTCGAACGTCTGCGCCAGTGTCGGCACGACGTTGATCATCATGAATACGCCGATGCCGATGATCGCAATAACGATGATGGCCGGATACAAAAGTGCGCCGCGGATCTTCTTCTTCAAAACGTACATGCGCTCCATCTGATCCGAGACGACGCCGAGAGCGGACGAAAGCTGACCACCCTCTTCGCCCGCACGCGTCATCGCGACGAAAAGCTTGGGGAAGACGTGCGGGAATTTCGCGAGCGCACTGTGGAGCGTCTCACCGCGGCGCACCGCGCTCGAAAGCTCGGATACTACGCTCACCAATCGAGCGTTCTTGGTCTGGCGTTCGATGACCGCAAGTGCACGTGCCAGAGAAAGCCCTGCACCGAGCATCGCTCCCAAGTTGCGCGCGAAGAGGATCTTCTCGTATTCAGGAACCGTGGAGATCTTCGAGTTCCAGTACTGCAGACTGAAGTAGCTTTGGCTGTTATCCTCGGCGACGGAGATGATGCGTCCGCCTTCGCGACGGACTATCTCATACAACTCGAAACGGTCGCGCGCACTTGCGACACCTTTGTACACTTCCCCGCCCGCCTTCTCGGCGGTGTACGAAAAACGAGCCATTCATACAATTATATAGTGTCGGAACACGCAGCTTGCGAATATGCTGGGAACAGCTAGGATACGGCCAGTTTCAAAAGGAGGAGACCATGCTTGATATGGTACGAACGGCGCCCGTGGAGAATGCTAATGCGCTCGCGAGCGAGACACTCGTGCTGTCATTCGCAGAAGACAGTCATTTCGATAGCGCCAAGAACGCGGACGGCGAGAGACTGCGCACGATCTTCGGGTATGCAGATTGTCGCTTTATTGCCTGCATGCATGCAGAGTATCGCGGCAATCAGTTCGTGAAGATCGTCATTCATACGCATACACGCGGCTTGCATAGCGCGTCGTATGAATGCTTCGGTACCACCGGTAACGATCGCAAACTGACCCACGGCCCGCTGCTTCACATCGACGAGGTAAATTTCGCGGAGGAGTACGTTCAGGTCACGTTCATGCATCGCGAACACTGACTCAAAGCCGCCCTCCTCGGGCGGCTTCTTCTTTTATTCCGTGATCGCGCGCAGCACCTCTTCTATCGTCGTCACGCCTTGTGAAGCTTTAAAGATACCGTCTTCGCTCATGGTGAGCATCCCCTCTTTGCGTGCTTGGATATGAATGTCGTCCGCCGTCGCGCCTTTCATGACCAGATCCTTGATCGTCGGCGCGACGTCCAAGACTTCGTAGATACCCATACGTCCCGAGAATCCTCCCTCGCCCTCCTTCGGCCGCCAGAACGGCACATTCTTCCAAGTCGCTTCGGGAGCTACGATCTTTTCATCCTTCAGCGCTTTCAAGACGACACCCGCATCGACGACATGCTCGAGCTGCGCCTGCTCATCGCGATTGAGTTCGTATTTATCCTTCGCATTGGTAAGCTTTCGCACCAGGCGTTGGCCGATGATCACCTTCAAGGTGGAGACCAGCAAGAACGGTTCCACCCCCATATCCAGAAGACGCGGTATGGCTCCCGCTGCGGAATTGGTGTGCAGTGTCGAGAGCACGAGGTGACCGGTGAGTGCGGCATTGATCGCGAGCGAAGCAGTTTCCTTATCGCGGATCTCGCCTACCATGATGATGTCCGGATCCTGACGAACGAGCGAGCGAAGACCATTGGCGAACGTGAATCCGATCTCCGGTCGGACCTGCGTCTGATTCACCCGCTTCATCTGATACTCGATCGGATCCTCGACGGTCGAGATGTTCACATCCGGCGTATTCACGATATCCAAGAGCGTGTAGAGCGTGGTCGATTTACCGGCACCGGTCGGACCGGTCGTGAGGATGAGGCCCGTCGTTTTCTTCATCGCGTTATGCATCCGCTCGAGCGCGACGCCGTGGAAGCCGAGTGCTTCAAGTGAGAAGCCTGAAATATTGTCGCGCAGAAGACGCATGACGATCTTCTCGCCGTAGTACGTGGGGAGAATGGAAACACGGAATGAGATCTTCTCACCGCCCGCTTCAACTCCGAAGCGGCCGTCTTGCGGAAGACGCTTCTCATCGAGGCGCATATTCGCCAAGACCTTCACGCGCGCGGTAATTGCCGCAGCTGCATGCTTCGGTAACTCCATCGCGTCATGCAACATGCCGTCGATGCGGTAGCGGATGAGGAGCGCTTCCTCTAAAGGCTCGATATGGATGTCGGACGCACCCTGCGCATTCGCGTGACGCAAGAGCGTATCGACGATGCGCACTGCCGGCACACCCTCGGCTATCTTGCGCTCATCCCCTTCTGAGCTTCCGCTTGCCGCAAGCGCATCAGTCTCGCGCTTGATGACATCGCCGAGATTATCCTTCAATCCACGCTGGTATTGCTTGAGCGCCGCTTTGATGGACGGTCCGTCGGTAAGGCGCGGCAAAACCTTAAGCCGCGTCTTCTTCTTGATGAAATCGATCGCCGCGAGATCGTCGGTGTCCAACATTGCCACTTCGAGATCGTCGCCCTTATGGTTGTAGGCGACGATGTTGTTGCGTCGTGCGACCGGCTCCGGGATGAGGGAGAGGGTCTCAAATGGAATCGTGGTACCGACCAGCGAAACGAATGGAATGCCGAGAATGTAGGCGTACGTGCGACGCAACTCGTCCTCGCCGATAAGCGAGCGCGCGATCAGGATATCGCCGATCGGCTGATTGCGCTGTTTCGCCTCACTATCAGCGGCGTCGAAATCCTTCTGCGAAATGAGATTCGCATCCGAGAGGAAGGTTTTCAATTGCGTGTCGGAGATGTACATACGGTTTCCCTGCCGTTATCACGCGTAGTATACCAAGAGAAAACCCTCGGCAGTGCCGAGGGTTTTTGTCAGGTCTGCCACTCCTTGTCGAAACCGCGCTTGAAATCTTCAAGGATGGTACGTCCTTTGAATTTCTTCAGGAGTACGGCCACCGCCTGCCCGAACGCTTCGGCCGTGATCAGGTACGGGTCGTGATCGTTTTTCACATAATCGGAGACGCGCTTCACGATGTCCCATGGCTGCGGGGCATGGACCGAGCCCCTGCGAGGCGGTATCTTCATATCGTCGGTGCTCATGCACCCCTCCCTACGTAGTCGCTACTAAGCCCACCCTACCCGCCGTCCATAGCGAGGTCAAACCCTTGACAGACCCTCTTGGACGGCCTACTATTCCCTTACAGCTGCATACAGCAATGTATTCAGTCC
Proteins encoded in this window:
- a CDS encoding type II secretion system F family protein; translation: MARFSYTAEKAGGEVYKGVASARDRFELYEIVRREGGRIISVAEDNSQSYFSLQYWNSKISTVPEYEKILFARNLGAMLGAGLSLARALAVIERQTKNARLVSVVSELSSAVRRGETLHSALAKFPHVFPKLFVAMTRAGEEGGQLSSALGVVSDQMERMYVLKKKIRGALLYPAIIVIAIIGIGVFMMINVVPTLAQTFEEMDAELPASTQAIIAVSNFLVKYTIVAGSLVVILFGGLYGFLRTELGSRIKDFVFLHIPLIGPIVKEVNAARTSRTLASLLSAGVDVITALDIVADVVQNSYFKQVIVQAKENVGKGEPLSAAFVRAEHLYPAFVGEMMSVGEETGALTEMMKKLAIFYEDEVDRKTKDMSTIIEPFLMVAIGGAVGFFAVAMISPIYQLSENI
- a CDS encoding type II/IV secretion system protein — its product is MYISDTQLKTFLSDANLISQKDFDAADSEAKQRNQPIGDILIARSLIGEDELRRTYAYILGIPFVSLVGTTIPFETLSLIPEPVARRNNIVAYNHKGDDLEVAMLDTDDLAAIDFIKKKTRLKVLPRLTDGPSIKAALKQYQRGLKDNLGDVIKRETDALAASGSSEGDERKIAEGVPAVRIVDTLLRHANAQGASDIHIEPLEEALLIRYRIDGMLHDAMELPKHAAAAITARVKVLANMRLDEKRLPQDGRFGVEAGGEKISFRVSILPTYYGEKIVMRLLRDNISGFSLEALGFHGVALERMHNAMKKTTGLILTTGPTGAGKSTTLYTLLDIVNTPDVNISTVEDPIEYQMKRVNQTQVRPEIGFTFANGLRSLVRQDPDIIMVGEIRDKETASLAINAALTGHLVLSTLHTNSAAGAIPRLLDMGVEPFLLVSTLKVIIGQRLVRKLTNAKDKYELNRDEQAQLEHVVDAGVVLKALKDEKIVAPEATWKNVPFWRPKEGEGGFSGRMGIYEVLDVAPTIKDLVMKGATADDIHIQARKEGMLTMSEDGIFKASQGVTTIEEVLRAITE
- a CDS encoding carboxypeptidase regulatory-like domain-containing protein; the encoded protein is MQCPRGERGSTLLDAVVGTALMLVVFVGIVGAFRLTVMAVSNNKARAGAIALANERLEFIRSLPYASVGTTGGIPSGNIAQSETVNLNDVSYTRRTFISWEDDPADGSGAADTNGVRTDYKAAKVTVSWVVRDGTHTITLISRISPPGVETSVPGGTLSFNVVDSRLVPVSNAQIRVVNAGVSPSVDLTTYTDAAGTAVILGVPSGSGYRVTTTKSGYSTAQTYGSSATNTNPIPAHLGVALNQTTAATFAIDVLSDKTIETYSPVSTGTTTESFNDASGIGSSSGVTVSGGAVRLTVGENGFTSPGSFLTTSFSTSSLVAWKRLTWATSTPSGTSIAFRVYDSSGTNLIPDSQIPGNSAGLTVSPVSLANVSTSTYPSLVIGATLSTSNASNTPSVDAYSISADTGPRSLPNIGLTMTGAKTIGTTVGGAQVYKYQNSSINSGSSGSVTLSGIEWDSYTIGLAASTTYAIQSVCNPQPETLSPNSSQTTRVFVAPFTTNSLLVDVKNASGTPIKNANVRLYRTTPAYNTTIASDGCGNSYFSGIAAGTGTSRYSLQVSASGYQIFNATSTINVSGTSRTSVILNN